Proteins found in one Irregularibacter muris genomic segment:
- a CDS encoding FadR/GntR family transcriptional regulator produces the protein MNVIKRVPLQSEIIEYIKQYIEKNNLRNGDKLPSQVDLIKILGVSRSSIREAIKTLEAKNVLEVVNGRGVFVKDGSLNAISAEIEFGREKESLLELLEVRRVLEKEIIHLVIQNATEEELDEIEKILKVIMDKYHRGERQNIEDKQFHIAIHNSCHNRIMKQLINSIDELLNKLWEFPLGMKDPFTDTMPLHEELFKNIRERNVKKAQAINDKIIGMIYKDVKSANQKVYKTNE, from the coding sequence ATGAACGTGATAAAAAGGGTACCACTACAATCAGAAATTATTGAATATATTAAACAATATATCGAAAAGAACAATTTAAGGAATGGAGATAAACTTCCCTCTCAGGTAGATCTCATCAAGATTTTGGGTGTCAGCAGATCCTCAATTAGAGAGGCGATTAAAACCTTGGAAGCTAAAAATGTTCTAGAGGTTGTTAATGGTAGGGGTGTCTTTGTAAAGGATGGATCTTTAAATGCCATATCTGCTGAAATAGAATTTGGGAGAGAAAAAGAATCACTACTAGAGCTTTTAGAGGTGAGAAGGGTTCTAGAAAAAGAAATCATACACCTAGTCATCCAAAATGCAACTGAAGAAGAACTGGATGAAATTGAAAAAATTTTGAAAGTGATTATGGATAAATACCACAGAGGTGAAAGACAAAATATTGAGGATAAACAGTTTCATATAGCTATACATAATAGTTGTCATAATCGAATAATGAAACAGTTAATAAATTCCATAGATGAACTTCTAAACAAGTTGTGGGAATTCCCTTTAGGGATGAAGGATCCTTTTACAGATACGATGCCACTACATGAAGAGCTCTTTAAAAACATAAGAGAAAGAAATGTTAAAAAAGCACAAGCAATTAATGATAAAATCATTGGGATGATATACAAGGACGTTAAATCAGCCAATCAGAAAGTTTATAAAACCAATGAGTAA
- a CDS encoding ROK family protein, whose product MLGAIEAGGTKFVCAVSDEDLNIIERVSFPTTTPEETLEKVFHFFDTYEDLKAIGIGSFGPIDINKHSKKYGYVTSTPKLAWKNFDFLGEMKKHYPLPMGWTTDVNAACLGEYEVGSAANNDSCIYLTVGTGIGGGAIMNGRFVEGFGHPEMGHILVKPHQKDDFEGWCPYHRNCLEGLAAGPSVEKRYGIKAQEIDADHEIWQILAYYLAQALVDYTLILRPEKIILGGGVMSQIQMLDLVKKEFTTLLANYVEIPDIHSYIVRPSLGNNAGIMGGLLLARKSL is encoded by the coding sequence AGGATTTAAATATTATAGAAAGAGTTTCCTTTCCCACGACCACTCCAGAGGAAACCCTAGAAAAAGTCTTTCACTTCTTTGATACCTATGAGGATTTAAAAGCCATAGGCATAGGCTCCTTTGGGCCTATTGATATCAATAAGCATTCAAAAAAATACGGTTATGTCACTTCCACCCCTAAACTTGCCTGGAAGAATTTTGATTTTCTTGGGGAGATGAAGAAACACTATCCTCTTCCTATGGGATGGACCACCGATGTCAACGCCGCCTGCTTGGGAGAATATGAAGTAGGCAGTGCCGCCAATAATGATAGTTGTATTTATCTCACCGTAGGCACCGGAATAGGTGGAGGAGCTATCATGAATGGAAGATTTGTGGAAGGATTTGGACATCCCGAAATGGGACATATTTTGGTTAAACCCCATCAAAAAGATGATTTTGAAGGCTGGTGTCCTTATCATAGAAATTGTCTTGAAGGACTTGCCGCCGGACCGTCTGTGGAGAAAAGATATGGCATAAAAGCCCAAGAAATAGATGCTGATCATGAAATCTGGCAAATTCTTGCCTACTATTTGGCCCAGGCCTTGGTAGACTATACCCTCATTCTAAGACCAGAAAAAATTATCTTAGGCGGTGGGGTGATGAGCCAAATCCAAATGCTTGATTTAGTAAAGAAGGAGTTTACGACTTTATTGGCTAATTATGTAGAAATACCAGATATCCATTCATATATCGTAAGACCTTCCTTAGGAAATAATGCGGGAATTATGGGAGGATTACTATTGGCACGGAAAAGTTTATAG